AAATTAATGGCATGTTAAGTAGATATTATTTAGCAGTACCAAAACTGTAGTATCAAGTGACAAAAGGCTTTTATAGACCAAAACAACATTACCAAACTATGGAGCTAACTGGTTGTACGGACCAAAGCAGCAATAACCAAAGAATGAGACAGAGATATTTTTTGCATTCCATCATGAGAAGCTAACCAGTTTGATATAGTTGTGAAAATCGCAGTCAGTAACCAGAGAAATGTATTCATCCAACATATATGGCGATCTGTGCTATGTGGGTGCAGGGCGATGCGATCTTATGAGTATGCGTGGTTAGTGACTGGGATTTTCACATCTATATCAATTGCTTGCCCCACTAATGATTAGCCAGGGTCAGGTAAACCAGATTGTGTAACCATTACTGTAACACTGCAATCATTTTCTAAATAATACTTCTATAAATCCCAAACCGAAGGTATACATACACAACAATTAAACACTGGCTTCATCGCAGTACCAAAACAACAGTACCAAGTGAACAAAATAGCAGTAATTTGCTGACTGGTGGTAACTATGAGATTGTGATTGTAACACAAATAAACACTCCTATATTTTTGCATGTGTCCCAAGATTGCAACCAGATTTGTACAAATAAACAGTATGCCCCAAATAAACAGCTAGAAGACCTATGGTCCTTGGATGGCCAGCATCATGCGGCGGACGGTGGGCGTCATCCGGAGCAAGATCTTGCGCCGCACACTCATCAATGATGACGCGCCAGCCCGCCTTCTGAGTACAACCTTGTGCATGGATCACTATCGAGAGAACTGGTTCATTTTCTATTCAGCTACATTGACTCGATGTTTTTGATTCATGGACTGCCATTGCCCTTGAGGCATAGATTCTATTAGTGAGAGTTGAGACAGAGGATACAAATAAATAGAAGCCAAAAGCACACAAAATAAGAAACACATTTTGAACAAAAGCTCAACCAGGAGACTGACGTGCTGATCGTATTTACTACTGCCACCATAGATTTGTTCAAGACAATGGGGGAGAGCATTGTTAACTGTCAATCTCAATAAATCTGTCATGAGATACCTATTGTAAAATCAAAATAATAACCAGCAATGCCTAGATTATCAGCAATGAAGTCAGGCTTTATGATTATTTTGTGTTCTGCAATAGCAAGCACTCATTTAAAGTGTCAGTGCATAGGAATCATAGTGTCTATGCACCATAAGGGAAAAAACATAACACAAACAGAGAAGATTCAGGCGCCTAAAAGAAATGAAGACGTGCAAGAACGGTGTACCTGCTTGGTCGTCTTTCCTAGCGATGCGAAGAACACGCAGCACCTGCTCATTAGCTAAAAAAATAGGCAAATGTGAAGATAGATGCCAGGGGCTACTGGGGCGGGGCGATGGCGGCAACAGCACGGCGCGTGCCGCGTGCGGGCGATGGAGGGGCAATACCGCAGTAGATGGCCAGAGCAGGCGGGAGCACTTTTTGTGAAGATAGATCCCTTGTCATTTTTGGACTTCCAGCTGCTCGTGCCCCTCCAGCCATCTACTCACCTACTCCAGGCCTCCAGATGCGACGGAACCAAATCAGAACGACATGAACCAATTCCAATTCATCCATCCAATCTAGGTGTCGATGGTGCATAGGAGTCAGACACGAGAGCGGGCAGCGAGGAGGAGTGTCGTACCTTCACTTATTGCAGAGCAGGGCAAAGCCTCCAGATCGCAGCGGCCAACCCTTCCTCCAATCCCCACCCGCCCCACCACTAACGGCGGCGGCGCGCCGCAGACCAGATTCGTGCACCTCTTGGTCGCAGCCGCCGGAGCCATGGTGGACCCAACACAGGTCCTGCACCGCGCCCCTAGAGTCCGCGCGCGATGTCGTGTGCCTTGTTGAGGTTGAGCCAGTGGAGCACAGCCCGTGCGCAAGCGTCCCTGACGGCGATGTAGCCGTGGCTGTCCCCCACAGCGAGGCGGAGCGGACGGCGGTCGTCGTCGTCGTGTCGTTGAGGGATGGCGTGTCGGGGGGCGTCCAACGGACGACGGTGACAGAGGTGGGGAGGATAAGGGAATGAGGAGAACGTAGATCTCGTAGCGAGGATGTCGATCAGGTCCGAGTCGTTGAGAGCCACAACGGTGGCACGGTGGCCGTCGACGACCGTGAGCTGGAGCCGACTACCGTCCTTGGAGAAGTGCACGTTCTCGACCTTGCCGCGCTTGACGGCGGACGGACAAGAACTTGGTGTAGCGCTTGTGCGCGCCCTCGGGGAGGTCGGAGGCATACGCAAATGGCTTTAAGGCAGTGAGGATGGAGCTCGGGTGCCGGCGCGGGGGCGGGGGCTGAAGCCACGAGCGCATGCAAATGGGATGGGGGCAACGGGGTAGGGGCGACGAGTCGTAGCGGGGTCTTGGCGCCGCGGGGAAGGAGCGTGTTGTGGGGACTGCAGATGAGGCAGGGCTGGATTTGCGCGCCGCGGACATATGGGCGACGGCGCGCGCGTGGCTAGGAGCGGGGGCATGGTGAGGCTGTGGACACCCACGGTCCGTACATATGGTGTAGTAGAGATAAGGAATGGGAGCCATGATTAGATGGAATATCCTAGAAAGAGCAGGCATGATGGATCATCTAGCTTATTGCTTTCCTGTGACTGCAAGTACCACCAGTGGGGAAAATCTAACTTGATCCTCACAACGAATCCAATTGATGAGTCTTATGGGTCATCTAAAGCTGGTTAGAAGTTGCATTTTGCAGAAATGCTCCATAAAAAACATAGCAACTCTCCACCGTGTAATGGCAGTCTAAAAAGCATTATTGTGGTGGCAGTAGTGAGCAGCTACAGTTATTGTGGACGCTACGAAGTGTTCCCTACCTTGCACATTCACAACAGTAATCATTCTAATAGGATATATCCATAACTCATGAGCAAAGCAAAAATATGAAATTGAGCCAAGTTTGCAGTTTTACTGTGAACGAGCAATCGAAAACGGGAGACGAAAAAACAAGCAGCTGACCTTCAAGATGGCTGTTGTCTGCGCGAACTACAGCGGCCTCGACGACGGTAATCAAAGAAATAATAAAACAAGATGCAATGTGCTTTGGGGAATGGTGAAGCAACCTCAAACAAATAGAACCTTGCCATCAGAATCTTCTTCTAAGCACTCAACACCAATCATGTCATCCCCTGCATTCAACACCTGTTGGTAGAGGTGAATGGGGCCATCTGCACACGATTAGTAATAGCCAACAAAACCACGACCAGTGGATACAAAAATACCCCCACCTTGCTCAAGAGCTCAAGCTGTTCATCAAGTATGTAAAAGCTCACATTAGGTCCTTCTTCAAGCGTCGGCAAATTCTCGAGTCAGTCGATCACCTGTTACAGATCAGTGTACAGCTAGCACGATACATTGGACTTTATGGCAAGAACATAACATCAACATCCAATTGCAGGTCCAGAAATATAATAGAATGACTAATTGTCATTATTTTATACTCTTGTTAGCATTTTTTAAATGTTAAATAGGTTTATGTACCTTAAAAATATATATGTATGTGCCCATACTTCCGTATGGAAACTAAAAAGAAAATTACTAAATTCATATAAATATTAAAAAAATAGATAAAAAGTATCATAGAAAAGGCATAGTAATCTATTACACTGTTCTAGAGGATGCATGGAAGCACAACACATGACATTTATTTTTCAAATCACACACGTGTcaacaaaaacaacaaaacaaGATGCTTGTAGCATAAAATTTAAGTTAAATTGTGGAATGCAAGCAAGAAACCACATTTGAGAACAAGGGAAACCATGCTATAATTAATAGTACAATGCCCGATATTTGATATCTATAAAAATAAATCTAATATCAAGTGAACATATGGTACATATGTTGTAGAGATACATGTAGAGTATTTCTTCACCTTTGAACCAACGACAACTATCTCATATAGGCTCTACAATTTTTTAACATACACCAACTATACAAACAAGTAACTTAAAGAAGGTGGGCAGGTATCACGCAAAGGATAAAAATTGAATACAGAACACGGTAGTTTATAAAATAAATTATTCTCGTTAATTTGAATAGTTTTAGCAAATTAAGTCCAATTCCAAAGAACAAAATTGTCAGTCTCCTTGAGGTCAGACAACTCATCCCTCACATGCAGGTCGATCCGCTCCTCGTCGATATTTAACCTCACCCTCCACTGACGCTGCCGACAGACTCCAGCTCGTACATGGACTGCAGGCTCCGGAGCACTTTAGCAATGACTAACCCTGCTATGACAAAGTTATGGAATAATCACTGGTTGCTCGCAACACTTAAGCAATTTCAACAGTAAGCTGTAGTGTTCATAAAAAATACATTATGCATTATTTTGCAACACTTTATTGATCATGGAAAGGAACACAAAAAATAAAGTGTCTAAAACAGGAAACAGTTAGATCCATCCCATTGTATGGGGAGAACAATATCATATCTTCCTCTAAATGTTACTGATGCTAGTTTTGTATCAGTAGGTGTATAAGCATGGAATCACTTGCGAACTTGAAAGATATCATAGCATATGATAGCAGGGGTGATTAGATAACCAGATATTAAACAGGGCATTGCATACGAACATTTCAAGACATTCTGCTATGCACTTACAACATAAAGAACTTGGCCATCATCCATGGTCTTAAAGGACATGGAGCTTTCTCGATGCTGCGAAGGAAAAAGTGAGTTGAACTGTTAATTCCAGCCTAACAAAATGgaaatatatatagagagagtaatTATCAACCGTTGTTTATCACAACATATGCTATCATAGGAAAAAGCCCAGAACATATAATTGCGGGCATTGTTGGTCTCCTAGATGGCAAAAGCCTCATACAAAAAGAGAAGGTACTACAAAAGGATAACAAACATAATAAAAATTGTTTTATTCATGACTAACCATTTCATCAAATTGATCAGACTGTATAGAATTCCCAACTTGAAGTTCACGGTACTTGGGACCAGGCCTAAGCCCAAGGGCAGCAGCCTTAGATGGGTCAAACTTTCCCTTAATTTCTGGCAGCCTTAGATTATCCTGGGTGGGCTCTCTATTCCCTTTGAAAACCAACTTAGAGATTGGTAATTGGCATGCAACAAATATGTATAGAGTTATTACTATACTTGCATGGGCGAAGAATTGCTGAAAAGAGTGAAGTATAAACCCAACCTTGAAAGTCATCATGTTGAACAAAGAGATTTTTCCTCCAGAAGCAGACATGACATATGAATCATTCTTTGACAAAGCAAAGTAGTGAACAACTTCTTAAAGATTATTGTCAGTCGTGTCATTAGTCATCAAAATGCCACTTGTTGGTTGCCATAGAGTGGGAGATACACTTGTGGTTGCCTATAAGATTGATGAATAGCAAAATTGAACAATTTAGTAACAATCTACACAAAATTTTCGCCTTTGACATGTAAAGAAGATGAGCTATCTGAACACTATTTATGCACATCTATATGTACATAAGAAACAAGTCTCACCTTTCCAGAATTCCGATCATTGAGTGGCCATTTCTAGAGTAGACGAACAATGCTTGAAGTTAAAGCCAAGATCGCAAGACCAGAGTTTGTGTAAATCAATCTTGAAATCTGTAATTATAGAGAAAAATCTTCAAACTACCTTATGTTAAAATCAGCACAGTCATTGCCAAGGAAAATGGAGAAATCAAGATTACAAGTCATATATGATGCTATCCATTCCATTCGGTTGGACAAGCATCACATATATTGAACTAAAAAATCTAAGGTAAAACGCGCAGGCAGGACACACCAAATGACAAAAAGAGCTAACACACCAAATGAACCTTTCTGAAAAATGAAACCAAAGGTTTTTTAGTACACTTTGGCACTGCAATCACACAAACTTTTCTCCATAACGAGAATACAAAGCCTAATTATCTCACGATTGGTTCATCGTTGATTATCTCAGGTTAACATTTCAATGAGAACATAGAGCACAAACATATGTGACAAAGGCTCCATCGTTGTGATGCAATTCTCAAATTACCTCTGACGAAGTCCATGGCAGACGCCTCAGGAACGTCACGCCCACGCCAGGAGATGACTACGACGAGCTCGACCTTGTGGTGTAGAGACTTGAGTGGCTCTGGGATCTCGACGGCGACGGTGGCCACGCCAGCGTGGAGGAACGACGAGGTCGGCTTCAGGAACAGGATGGGCTCCTGTAACACACCTAAACACACACAAGGTCAAATCCAGACTCCAGAGGTAGCATGGGAAGGAGTGGGGAGGGAAGTTGGAAGCGTGGCAGCGTTTTGGGATCGAAGATGGGAGGTGCGCGACTGCATCTTGGGGACCGGGTTGCCGAGCTCCTGGTCGTTCCTCTGTGGTCCGATGACCAGGACTGGGATTGCATAGATAGAGAGGAAATTTAGGGTTAGGGATTTCGGAAAACTTGAGAAAGAGATGGAGCGAACAATAGGAGGGGAACAAGCTGCAGCTCACCACTGTGTCATTGGCTGCCTTCCTCCGTGGTCCGGCCGCGGGGCGCAGACTGGGGCGCCCTCCACCGTGTCCGTTGTGCTCCCCCGTGGCAAGGAAGTTGGCGCCCCTCCACTGCGTGTAGGGAGCATCGTGGAGGCCCAAGGCGGACCTCCGTGCGGCAATGGTTGGGGTCGACGGTGCGACAGCTGCGTGTGAGAGAAGGTGTAGCGTGTGAGGCGAGGAGATCCAAACACGTGCGAGGACCGAGGAAGGGCAGGGGCGTTGCTGGAGAGGGAGCGGTTGCTGTGTGACGCTCGTGCGGAggagaggatgaggaggagcgaaGCACGAACAGGTCTCGCGGCGGCAAAGGCTTTTGGTTGGGGATACGAAACATCTCAGAATTGCGACGACGGCTGTGCACGGTGAGCTCGACGACGACTCCGTCTTGCCCGCCTCGTGCTCGCGATGGATGTGAAGGCGGAGGTCGAAGCGCCTGGGGCAGGGCGTGGTAGAGACGAACCTCCCGCATCGCTTCGTCAGGTTGGGCACGTCGAGGCCCCTGGAAAGCGACGACCAACGGTCCCCGGGGGAGCGGGAGGGCGGACAAGGAGGCTGACGCGGCGTGGGATAGGTAAGCATAGTGGAGGAACGACTGCTTGACAGGGGGAGCAGGACTTGGGATCCAGGCTGCGGgcaccgcgccgccgccgcttaGGGTTTTGGATCCGAATAGGGGAGGCAAAACAGGGATCGCGAGCAGGTGTGCATCGGGGAAGAGGGCGCACACATCGGACGACAGAGGGACTTTATGGCGTATTGGACGGTCCAGATCGCTGGAAGGCAGAACATGTcagaggcagcctaccccttagagtcttaataggtagtatagatttAGACGTTTCTGCAATCATTATGCATACTTCTCTCTTGTCTAATCTCTTGTAAAGAAAAAGTTCCTTTGTGCCTGACATATTGGGTTTTGATTCTTAGGGGGATTGATGGGGGGAACCAGGCACAGGAGGGCATGTTGACGGACCAAGTGGCGAGGCAAAATTTTCTAATGATTTTGAAGTTCATTATATTGGCAGTAGCTGATGATCCCTTCTGTGATGGACCGAGTAAACCAAGCAATTCGGGATATTCAACTCCACTTTGATGACTGTGTGTACCAGCATGAGATGTTGATTACAATTCACGACATAtttattgttgtttattttttattttttttatattatagtgatgtttgttGTTCTGTATTTATGTTTTATACTAACTTTTTTTACTTCCATTGCAAcgtacgggcacatacctagtcatatatatatatatatatatatatatatatatatatatatatatatatatatatatatatatatatatatatatatatatatatatatatatatatatatatatatatatatatatatatatatatatatatatatatatatatatatatatatatatatatatgaaagctTTTTATTTATGCCAGCAAAAATATACATGCATGGAACAAGCTAGCTAAATGAGGAAAAGAGAACTTAACCTAGAGGGATGGAAAATGTAAAAGACAAAGAAAAAGAAGTGGGGGAACGGCAGgcgaaatttaattacatcatcaGCATGCGATTAACCACATCTGTGTGTGCTACGTACGTGAAAAATTTGTGCGTACATGTGCAACTTCTATgtatatatgcatggattgcgtGGGTTATACAGTAGTTCTGTTGGAAACGTATGCAACGGCGGCGGCAAAAAGAATGCTGATCGGTATTGTAGCTTCAGACACTCGGCTTGTTTCCGGTTACTGTAGTGTAGGGAGGCACATGTGTGTATATCTCTCTGCATGCATGTATTATGTATGGACTACGACTTGATGGCCTTGTTGTTGGCTCCATTGTAGCAAAAATGGCGATGGAACTCCCCACCGATGCAGCATTTCAGCCTCAGGAAACTCGGCTCCTTTGGCACCGTCAGAGGCCTCGTCGACCTGAATAATCCAATAAGTTAAATGGGTATTTTATGGTGGTGCACTCGATTTTGCTGGTGTACTCATTTTTACCCTTAGTATTAAATATATAGGCGCTAATAATTGGATGCAACAATAACTGACTGATTTGAATCGTTTCATATATACCATATATATGCAATATACAGTGTATATAGAGAGAGATAttcagagggagagagagagagatgggattTGCATGCCTTTGTGGGTGGAATGGCTTGTCAAATGCTGGCATCAGTTGGGCCTTGGGAACCATATCCTTCCTCATCAGCTTTATCTCGCGCTCCTCCATCAACTGCATAGATAGATGCACACACAAATTTTACTTTTATGTTAAAAAAAATTATCTCTcctttttttatttatcactgtttagttaaaaataaactagtggacgataaatattcgagaacggagataATAAGAACTCCATTTGCATGCATTAATTGGTAGGTAGCTAGCAGCCATATGATATGAGTATATATAATATATTTACTCGTACCTGTGCAAGCTTCTCTTCAAATCTGCGAATGATTTCCTGGGTATTTATCTTGCTTGCAACCTGGAATTAATTAAGCAGCAAGCCCCCCGGCCCTCACAAGCTAGTTAGTCAATTTCTTTGGCTTTAAATTGATGAAGATCAGAACGGCGCGTAAGATTAACCTGATAATTGTAGCCAGCTCGCCTTATTGCTCTCTCCTCAGTGTGGAGCCTGTTGTAGCTCAGGGGTTGTTCGTGTCTCGGTGATCTCTGATGAGATTATATTTATTAATTAATTGCTTtaagattatatatatatatatatatatatatatatatattattcaaCCGCGCGCGCGATTTATGCATGTACGTAGGTGGTGAACAACCTTGGGTGAGGTTTGTGCCGCAGTTGATGAGGAACGGCGTGGTTTGCTCTCGTCATGAGACAACGTGTCTCCTCCTTTTCGAACGTTTTGCTGCTCATGTTTCCGTCCACGTGCCTGTATATATGTTGCAGTTTTGCGCGAATAATATTATTACTATTACACAATAAATTTAAATTAttgcctatatatatatatatatatttctgtGGACCATTGTACAGAACAAAGGACCCAAATAATAACGAAACTGCTAAAAGCAAGTAAGCATGGTATCTGTCCCATCCCATGCATCTACCCAGTTTGACCATATCTGGATACATAAACTAATTAATTAGCTAGCGTCGGCTCTTGAAAAGTACCCACACACCATACACATATTCTTTTTGGATAGCATCTAATAAATTAATCATATTATTTTTGAAAATTATATATATCCAAGAAATTAAATAGTGACGAATGTGTATGATGAGCTAACATTTCAGTGCGAGGGACACATATGTGGTTCTTTATTACGTATAGTGTCTACTAGTATCTAGCTAGAAAGAAACATTGTACAGTCACATATATGTGGTTCAATTCATATATGTTTCTTCACTGATCactattaattttagcactatatATAAAATACTACGTATTGTTTAGTGATATATATCTACATCGACACATTACTATTGTTGGACATGTTTGGGATTTCTTTTCCTTTTGAAGAAACTAATTAAAACCACACACTATATATTAATTATATATATCGTGTGAGAATACCAAACTCTGACCGTAAATTAATTAAGAACGACACTCGCTCTTCACTAGCTAGTTTGTTTTGGATGAAGGATGTAATACCGCTCTGCAGGGTGCATCTATTATTTACATATTATCCAACCCCAAATCGTCCTTATCATGTTATCATAATCATCGTTATACTTATTTATTACTTCATACATACCTCGGTAGTAGTAGTGTTTTTCTTATGAGGGGGAGACGATCCTCCTCCATTCCTCACCGGGCTCTTGGGACCAGTACTAATTGTTGAGCTCTGGAGTAAACAAATAAATCATGCATGTAGATAAAAATCAAATTAACTTAGGTGAATAATAATCCAAATGATGGTAATATATTAATGGAGCTCCTGATGCTTAATGCAAATTATTAAGACCAACAATCTTGCTGGTACTACTTCATTTAATGATGGCATGTAGTCAAGCTAATAACTGAGGTATATATGCAAACTAATTAATTAAAGATTGAAATAGGGAGGCAAAGAATATATATATGCCACTACTTGCTTAATATAATGTAAATTAAATTATTTTATTTACTTACTCCTTGTCTCGGAAGCCTTTAACTAACTTGAAAGTAACGTACAAATAAAAGCCATGCGTACGTGCGTGCAAGTAAAAGGACGGCCAAGCAACAAAATATGCAtgcatgtgtgtgtgtgtgtgtttgtgcaCGCGCGCGCGTGTATAAACGAGCTAGTCACTCTTCAACTCCACTTGATGTTGTCATAAAAAAATCCCCACTTGATGATCATggtaatgttttacaaaataaaaaCAATCAAAAGTACGTACGTA
This portion of the Zea mays cultivar B73 chromosome 2, Zm-B73-REFERENCE-NAM-5.0, whole genome shotgun sequence genome encodes:
- the LOC109944044 gene encoding uncharacterized protein, producing MLTYPTPRQPPCPPSRSPGDRWSSLSRGLDVPNLTKRCGRFVSTTPCPRRFDLRLHIHREHEAGKTESSSSSPCTAVVAILRCFVSPTKSLCRRETCSCFAPPHPLLRTSVTQQPLPLQQRPCPSSVLARVWISSPHTLHLLSHAAVAPSTPTIAARRSALGLHDAPYTQWRGANFLATGEHNGHGGGRPSLRPAAGPRRKAANDTVSWSSDHRGTTRSSATRSPRCSRAPPIFDPKTLPRFQLPSPLLPMLPLESGFDLVCV
- the LOC103647358 gene encoding uncharacterized protein gives rise to the protein MLHCHCVIPATTGHQLYKLVQLLAAPIISISSCNLISIALHCISRGRSMAREMEKAKKAASSPKSSTISTGPKSPVRNGGGSSPPHKKNTTTTEARGRKHEQQNVRKGGDTLSHDESKPRRSSSTAAQTSPKRSPRHEQPLSYNRLHTEERAIRRAGYNYQVASKINTQEIIRRFEEKLAQLMEEREIKLMRKDMVPKAQLMPAFDKPFHPQRSTRPLTVPKEPSFLRLKCCIGGEFHRHFCYNGANNKAIKS